One segment of Cetobacterium sp. NK01 DNA contains the following:
- the yqeC gene encoding selenium cofactor biosynthesis protein YqeC: protein MPELFNIKKGDIISITGAGGKTSLMFYLANKLKKTGTVLIATTTKIFKPEIKENNSFIFIYPEEIGSLSPQDNFIHIFCSKVENDKICDTSFYDLNRLRDYFDYILIEADGSSNKSLKGWRENEPRIYTLTTKTIAIVDITALNKEKNEHNIHRFELFQNQYFNSNKIIEKIDYIEYINSNNFFKNSLGETIIFFNKIENIEMFEEFFNIVNNLNSPSKIYFGSIFEEKFVLYKSITPVVLASGFSKRFLENKLSFKLKNNRSILEETLFNITHLSFKEKILVGRDNLYEALSKKYGFKYINNDSAHLGQSYSVVLGTLNSTLQGYLFIPGDMPFLSKQTIIKIIYNFQLYDEIIVPFVNGHKKAPVLFPQRYFEDLINLKGDSGGREILKKESFIKCNFENSLEFFDIDTQEDLKKLEILEEQI from the coding sequence ATGCCTGAACTTTTTAATATAAAAAAAGGAGATATAATCTCCATTACAGGAGCTGGTGGTAAAACTTCTTTAATGTTTTATCTAGCTAATAAACTAAAAAAAACTGGTACTGTTTTAATTGCTACCACTACTAAAATTTTCAAACCTGAAATTAAAGAAAATAATAGTTTTATTTTCATATATCCTGAGGAGATTGGCTCTTTATCTCCTCAGGATAATTTTATACACATTTTTTGCTCAAAAGTTGAAAATGATAAAATTTGTGATACTAGTTTTTATGATTTAAATAGATTGAGAGACTATTTTGATTATATATTAATTGAAGCTGACGGAAGCTCTAATAAATCTCTTAAAGGCTGGCGAGAAAATGAACCTAGAATCTACACGCTCACTACTAAAACTATTGCCATTGTAGATATTACAGCTTTAAATAAAGAAAAAAACGAACACAACATTCATCGATTTGAACTTTTTCAAAATCAATACTTTAATTCTAACAAAATTATTGAAAAAATCGACTATATAGAGTATATTAATTCAAATAACTTCTTTAAAAATTCTTTAGGAGAAACTATTATATTTTTTAATAAAATTGAAAATATTGAAATGTTTGAAGAATTTTTTAATATTGTAAACAATTTAAATTCTCCTTCAAAAATATATTTCGGATCTATTTTTGAAGAAAAATTTGTTCTTTATAAAAGTATCACTCCTGTAGTTTTAGCCTCTGGATTTTCAAAAAGATTTTTGGAGAATAAATTGTCTTTTAAACTAAAAAATAATAGAAGCATCTTAGAAGAAACTTTATTTAATATTACTCATTTAAGTTTTAAAGAAAAGATATTAGTTGGAAGAGATAATCTTTATGAAGCTCTAAGTAAGAAATATGGATTTAAGTATATAAATAATGATAGCGCTCATTTAGGACAAAGTTATTCTGTAGTTTTAGGAACTCTCAATTCTACTTTGCAAGGATATCTTTTTATTCCAGGGGATATGCCTTTTTTATCAAAACAAACTATAATAAAAATTATTTATAATTTTCAATTATATGATGAGATTATAGTTCCCTTTGTTAATGGTCATAAAAAAGCTCCTGTTTTATTTCCACAAAGGTATTTTGAAGACCTTATAAATCTGAAGGGAGATAGCGGAGGAAGAGAAATTTTAAAAAAAGAAAGCTTTATTAAATGTAACTTTGAAAACTCTTTGGAGTTTTTTGATATTGATACACAAGAAGATTTAAAAAAATTAGAAATATTGGAGGAACAAAT
- a CDS encoding xanthine dehydrogenase family protein molybdopterin-binding subunit, producing MKIVNTSVRKVDGIGVVTGNPAYTEDLILNNNVLTIKLLRSPHPFAKIKAIDTSIALKVPGVEAIYTHEDTPKTRFTLAGQSFPEPSPYDRRILDEYVRYVGDPVAIIAAEDERCAEKAMKLIKVQYEILEPILDFEKAIDSHIIIHPEEVHTNFEIGYERKRNIASKAYAEKPGVDEGFKNSDVILERTYYTQPQMHAMMETYRSYSYFDVNGRLTTVSSTQIPFHVRRHLARALEIPSSKIRVIKPRVGGGFGGKQTAVCEIYSAFVTLKTGKPSKIIYNRKETHTCTTTRYGMRLDVKIGADLEGNIKAIDINALSNAGAYGEHAPTVTSLVSYKTFPLYDTVPMRFNANIVYSNTMNAGAFRGYGATQGTFAVESIINELAHQLNLDPTEVRMKNLVEPGDGKYITSGDIKKCIEIGKEKFNWDERSKPREISPNKVRAAGMAVTMQGSGIAGIDTAAATIKLGDRGDFNLMVGVTDMGQGCDTVLTQIAAEVLEVPMDKITIHSADTDLSPYDPGAYASSGTYVTGNAVIIAANNMKEEILKGASKLFNIDINDIEYLGTSLKVVDKIITLEEFAQRSISFEGMNQITTTGTWGGETSPPPFIAGFAEVEVDTLTGEIAILDYLSVVDCGTHINPNLVKVQVEGGAVQGIGLALFEDIKYDRRGRVISDSLMQYKIPSRLDCKNIKVEFSNSYEKTGPFGAKSVGEVVVNTPAPAIADAVYNATKVRVRNLPVTSEKVLMGILNI from the coding sequence ATGAAAATTGTTAACACATCTGTGAGAAAAGTAGATGGAATAGGCGTTGTAACTGGTAATCCAGCTTACACTGAAGATCTAATTTTAAATAATAATGTTTTAACTATAAAACTTCTAAGATCACCACATCCTTTTGCTAAAATTAAAGCCATTGACACTTCTATAGCTTTAAAAGTTCCTGGTGTTGAAGCTATCTACACTCATGAAGATACACCTAAAACTAGATTTACACTTGCTGGACAAAGTTTTCCTGAACCTTCACCATATGACAGAAGAATTCTTGATGAGTATGTTAGATATGTTGGCGATCCTGTAGCTATTATTGCTGCTGAAGATGAAAGATGTGCTGAAAAAGCGATGAAATTAATTAAAGTACAATATGAAATTTTAGAACCTATCTTAGATTTTGAAAAAGCTATTGATTCTCACATTATTATCCATCCTGAAGAGGTTCATACTAATTTTGAAATTGGATATGAAAGAAAAAGAAATATAGCTTCTAAAGCCTATGCTGAAAAACCTGGTGTTGATGAAGGATTTAAAAATAGTGATGTGATCCTTGAAAGAACATACTACACACAACCTCAGATGCATGCAATGATGGAAACATATAGATCATATAGTTATTTTGATGTAAATGGAAGATTAACTACTGTAAGCTCAACTCAAATTCCATTTCATGTTAGAAGACATTTAGCTAGAGCATTAGAGATTCCTAGCAGTAAAATAAGAGTTATTAAACCTAGAGTAGGTGGCGGTTTTGGAGGTAAACAAACAGCTGTTTGTGAAATATATTCTGCTTTTGTAACTTTAAAAACTGGTAAACCTTCTAAAATAATTTACAACAGAAAAGAGACTCATACTTGTACAACTACAAGATATGGAATGAGACTTGATGTTAAAATTGGTGCTGATTTAGAGGGAAATATAAAAGCTATAGATATAAATGCTCTTTCAAATGCTGGAGCTTATGGAGAACATGCTCCAACAGTTACTTCTCTTGTATCATATAAAACTTTTCCTTTATATGATACTGTTCCTATGAGATTTAACGCTAACATCGTTTACTCTAATACTATGAATGCTGGAGCTTTTAGAGGTTATGGTGCTACTCAAGGTACTTTTGCTGTTGAATCTATCATTAATGAATTAGCTCATCAACTAAATCTTGATCCTACTGAAGTTAGAATGAAGAACTTAGTCGAGCCTGGTGATGGGAAATATATAACTAGCGGAGATATAAAAAAATGTATAGAAATTGGAAAAGAAAAATTTAACTGGGATGAAAGATCGAAGCCTAGAGAGATTAGCCCTAATAAAGTTAGAGCTGCTGGAATGGCTGTTACAATGCAAGGATCTGGAATTGCTGGAATCGATACTGCTGCTGCTACAATAAAGCTTGGTGATAGAGGTGATTTTAATCTTATGGTTGGAGTTACTGATATGGGACAAGGATGTGATACTGTATTAACTCAAATAGCTGCTGAAGTTTTAGAAGTTCCTATGGATAAAATAACTATTCATTCTGCAGATACTGATCTTTCTCCATATGATCCAGGAGCTTATGCTTCTAGTGGTACTTATGTTACAGGAAACGCTGTTATCATTGCTGCAAATAATATGAAAGAAGAAATTTTAAAAGGTGCTTCTAAATTATTTAATATTGATATTAATGATATTGAATATCTTGGAACTTCATTAAAAGTAGTTGATAAAATTATAACTTTAGAGGAATTTGCTCAACGTTCTATATCATTTGAAGGCATGAACCAAATTACTACTACAGGTACTTGGGGTGGTGAAACTTCTCCTCCACCTTTCATTGCAGGTTTTGCTGAGGTTGAGGTGGACACTTTAACTGGAGAAATAGCTATTCTTGACTATTTATCTGTTGTTGATTGTGGAACTCATATAAATCCTAATCTAGTGAAAGTTCAAGTTGAAGGTGGAGCTGTACAAGGAATTGGACTTGCTCTTTTTGAAGATATTAAGTATGATAGAAGAGGAAGAGTTATATCTGATTCTTTAATGCAATATAAAATACCTTCAAGACTAGATTGTAAAAATATAAAAGTGGAATTTTCTAATTCTTATGAAAAAACAGGACCTTTTGGTGCTAAATCTGTAGGTGAAGTTGTTGTTAACACTCCAGCACCTGCAATAGCTGATGCTGTTTACAATGCTACTAAAGTTAGAGTTAGAAATTTACCTGTAACATCTGAAAAAGTTCTAATGGGTATTTTAAATATATAA
- a CDS encoding (2Fe-2S)-binding protein, translated as MLLTTTINGRKKEILIKDDDYLLDVLRKEGYLSVKRGCDTGACGLCTVLLNGSPILSCSTLAARAQGKHISTIEHFPLEAKKFASFMTSEGAEQCGFCSPGFTLTVIAMIKELENPTDDEIMHYLNGNLCRCSGYVSQLRAIRNFMEDMKHENC; from the coding sequence ATGTTATTAACAACTACTATAAATGGTAGAAAAAAAGAGATTCTTATTAAAGATGATGACTATCTACTTGATGTTTTAAGAAAAGAGGGATATCTTAGTGTTAAAAGAGGATGTGATACTGGAGCTTGTGGCCTTTGTACTGTCCTTTTAAATGGATCTCCTATCCTTTCATGCAGTACTCTTGCAGCTAGAGCTCAAGGAAAACATATCTCTACTATTGAGCACTTTCCCCTTGAAGCTAAAAAATTTGCATCTTTTATGACTAGTGAAGGTGCTGAACAATGTGGTTTTTGTTCTCCAGGATTTACTTTAACAGTAATTGCTATGATAAAAGAACTTGAAAATCCTACTGATGATGAAATTATGCACTATTTAAATGGAAATCTTTGCAGATGTAGTGGATACGTTTCTCAGCTTAGAGCAATTAGAAACTTTATGGAGGATATGAAACATGAAAATTGTTAA
- a CDS encoding FAD binding domain-containing protein, whose protein sequence is MFSFSKFFLASSLEEAYSELLKNKKNIILGGTSYLRMGNTSWNTAIDLSNLKLDYISDEDNFISIGAMTNFRNLETSSLLNRYFGEIFTTALRDIIGVQFRTNVTVGATVFSKYGFSDLVPVLLALDSKVKLFNGGIIDLEKFLNETDIRRDILVEILIPKKVCQTSFQCVRKSKTDYSIINLAICNFDNNITIAVGSRPGKAILAKKTMDLFNKSEDIEKEIVNAMKYIGDEIPLDSNMRGSKSYRELLLAALLRKGIQEVLN, encoded by the coding sequence TTGTTTTCTTTTTCAAAATTTTTCTTAGCATCTTCTCTTGAAGAAGCTTACTCAGAACTTTTAAAAAATAAAAAAAATATTATTTTAGGTGGAACTTCCTATTTAAGAATGGGAAATACCTCTTGGAACACGGCTATTGACTTATCAAATTTAAAGCTGGATTATATTTCAGATGAAGATAATTTTATCTCTATTGGTGCTATGACTAACTTTAGGAACTTAGAGACAAGCTCTCTTTTAAATAGATATTTTGGAGAAATTTTTACTACAGCCTTAAGGGATATTATTGGTGTACAATTTAGAACAAATGTTACTGTTGGAGCAACAGTTTTTAGTAAATATGGTTTCTCTGATTTAGTTCCAGTTCTATTAGCTTTAGATAGTAAAGTTAAACTTTTCAATGGCGGTATTATAGATCTAGAAAAGTTTTTAAATGAAACAGATATTAGAAGAGATATATTAGTTGAAATTCTAATTCCTAAAAAGGTTTGTCAAACATCTTTTCAATGTGTTAGAAAAAGTAAGACTGATTATTCTATTATAAACTTAGCTATTTGTAATTTTGATAATAATATAACTATAGCTGTGGGTTCAAGACCTGGAAAAGCTATATTAGCAAAAAAAACTATGGATCTATTTAATAAAAGTGAAGATATTGAAAAAGAGATTGTTAATGCTATGAAATATATTGGAGATGAAATTCCTTTAGATTCAAACATGAGAGGCTCTAAATCTTATAGAGAGCTTCTCCTAGCAGCATTACTTAGAAAAGGAATTCAGGAGGTTTTAAATTAA
- a CDS encoding uracil-xanthine permease family protein produces MEKNRSPYHLDGVPELKTALPLGLQHILAMFVSNITPIIIVAGVLGISPEQKTLLIQASMFVAGLNTLIQAYTIGPIGARLPIVVGTSFAFVPVAISIGTRYGFEGVLGAALIGGIFEGLLGLIIKRVRKFFPPIVTGVVVLSIGLSLLPVGIKSFAGGVGAPDFGSLENLLIGTVVLITVVFFKQFTKGILSTGSIFIGTIVGFIVALIFGKVNLQPLIQADYLTLPKPLMFGFAFHFDAILAMILMFIVSAVETVGDMSGVTMGGAGRETTDRELSGGILADGLGSALAAVFSVLPTTSFSQNTGIIAMTGIMSRFVVATGAMFLVVGAFIPKIGALFTIIPASVIGGSLVMVFAMISISGINLITKEPLKGRNSVILAVSLGLGYGLGNVPEALTVFPESIKLIFGGSGIVVSGTIAVFLNIILPLEDETVTEKATEEVELSKKVA; encoded by the coding sequence ATGGAAAAGAACAGATCACCTTATCACTTAGACGGAGTTCCTGAATTAAAAACAGCCCTACCTCTAGGTTTACAACACATTTTAGCTATGTTTGTTAGTAATATTACACCTATTATCATTGTTGCTGGTGTTTTAGGAATATCACCTGAACAAAAAACACTTCTTATTCAAGCTTCTATGTTTGTTGCAGGATTAAATACTCTAATCCAAGCTTACACAATTGGTCCTATAGGAGCTAGATTACCTATTGTTGTTGGAACTAGTTTTGCCTTTGTTCCTGTTGCAATTTCTATTGGAACTAGATATGGCTTTGAAGGTGTTTTAGGAGCTGCTTTAATTGGAGGAATTTTCGAAGGACTTCTAGGACTTATTATTAAAAGAGTTAGAAAGTTTTTTCCACCTATTGTTACTGGTGTTGTTGTACTTTCTATAGGTCTTTCACTGTTACCTGTTGGAATTAAAAGCTTTGCAGGAGGAGTAGGTGCACCTGATTTTGGTTCTTTAGAAAACTTACTTATTGGAACTGTTGTTCTTATAACTGTTGTTTTCTTTAAACAATTCACAAAAGGTATTTTAAGTACTGGATCTATTTTTATTGGAACTATTGTAGGATTTATTGTAGCATTAATATTTGGAAAAGTTAATTTACAGCCTCTTATTCAAGCGGATTATTTAACTTTACCTAAACCGTTAATGTTTGGATTTGCTTTTCATTTTGATGCTATATTAGCTATGATTTTAATGTTTATTGTTTCTGCTGTTGAAACAGTTGGAGATATGTCTGGAGTTACTATGGGTGGAGCTGGAAGAGAAACTACAGATAGAGAGCTATCTGGTGGAATACTTGCAGATGGATTAGGTAGTGCTTTAGCTGCTGTATTCTCAGTTTTACCAACAACATCTTTTAGCCAAAATACAGGTATCATTGCTATGACTGGTATCATGAGTAGATTTGTTGTAGCTACTGGTGCTATGTTCTTAGTTGTAGGAGCATTTATTCCTAAGATCGGAGCTCTTTTCACTATAATTCCTGCTAGTGTTATTGGCGGAAGTTTAGTTATGGTTTTTGCTATGATCTCTATCAGCGGTATAAACTTAATTACAAAAGAGCCTTTAAAAGGTAGAAATTCTGTTATTTTAGCAGTTTCATTAGGACTTGGGTACGGTCTTGGAAATGTTCCTGAAGCTTTAACTGTTTTTCCTGAAAGTATAAAACTTATATTTGGTGGATCTGGAATTGTTGTTTCTGGTACAATTGCTGTATTTTTAAATATAATTTTACCTCTAGAGGATGAAACAGTTACTGAAAAAGCAACTGAAGAAGTTGAATTAAGCAAAAAAGTTGCATAA
- a CDS encoding aldo/keto reductase, translating into MKYVEISEKLKMSKIALGFWRLNSWNMSKEELLEYIEKSIDMGVTTFDHADIYGSYTCEKIFGEALSLKPELREKIQLVSKVGIKLVSKNMPENTFHCYDTSYNHIVKSVEKSLKNLNVEYLDLVLIHRPDMYMNADETAKALTYLRESGKVLEWGVSNFLPSDFNLLQSRLDFKLVTNQIELSPIRTQHFYDGTINLMQEKRVPMMIWSPLAGGEIFTSGDGNTVELRKVLERLAEKYNCEPDTIVYAWHLAHPANLIPICGSGKIERLKSAVAACDINLTREEWFEILVNGMGNDIP; encoded by the coding sequence ATGAAATATGTAGAAATCAGTGAAAAATTAAAAATGTCAAAAATAGCATTAGGTTTTTGGCGTTTAAACAGCTGGAATATGTCTAAAGAGGAATTATTAGAGTATATAGAAAAATCGATAGATATGGGTGTAACAACTTTTGATCATGCAGATATTTATGGAAGTTACACATGTGAGAAAATTTTCGGAGAAGCACTATCATTAAAGCCAGAATTAAGAGAAAAGATACAATTAGTTAGTAAAGTAGGAATAAAATTAGTATCAAAAAATATGCCTGAAAATACGTTCCATTGCTATGACACTAGCTATAATCATATAGTTAAAAGTGTGGAAAAATCTTTAAAAAACTTAAATGTAGAATATTTAGATTTAGTTTTAATTCATAGACCAGATATGTATATGAATGCAGATGAAACAGCAAAGGCATTGACATATTTAAGAGAATCAGGAAAAGTTTTAGAATGGGGAGTTTCTAATTTTTTACCCTCAGATTTTAATCTTTTACAGAGTAGATTAGATTTTAAATTAGTTACAAATCAAATAGAGCTATCTCCTATAAGAACACAACATTTTTATGACGGAACAATAAATTTAATGCAAGAAAAAAGGGTTCCTATGATGATTTGGTCTCCTTTAGCTGGAGGGGAGATATTTACATCTGGAGATGGAAATACAGTGGAGTTAAGAAAGGTTTTAGAAAGGTTAGCTGAAAAATATAACTGTGAACCAGATACGATAGTTTATGCATGGCACTTAGCTCATCCAGCTAATTTAATTCCTATTTGTGGAAGTGGTAAAATAGAAAGACTGAAATCTGCAGTAGCAGCTTGTGATATTAATTTAACTAGAGAAGAATGGTTTGAAATACTTGTGAATGGTATGGGTAACGATATTCCGTAA
- a CDS encoding DUF3343 domain-containing protein: protein MNSEKFLVITIDSTHLVMKVEKLLIDNNIDVRIIPLPGELKASCGLSLKAKIEDANEILKLLIDNNIDKNIYNFYLCEKNGFKKNFSAFNF from the coding sequence ATGAATTCAGAAAAATTTTTAGTTATAACAATCGATTCAACTCATTTAGTTATGAAAGTAGAGAAACTTTTAATTGACAATAATATTGATGTTAGAATTATTCCACTTCCAGGAGAATTAAAAGCTAGTTGTGGACTTTCTCTAAAAGCAAAAATTGAGGATGCTAATGAAATATTAAAACTTTTAATTGATAACAATATTGATAAAAATATATACAATTTCTATCTTTGTGAAAAAAATGGTTTTAAAAAGAACTTTTCTGCTTTTAATTTTTAA
- the yedF gene encoding sulfurtransferase-like selenium metabolism protein YedF, translating to MVIKVNAIGQTCPIPVIMTKNALKEITDGVVEVSIDNKISKENIEKFAKEMGFSFNTKEENEVFYIEIYKTTSKTLPEISTSNQENNTIIVIASDKMGDGDAALGETLMKGFIYTLTEMETLPKAILFYNKGVFLTASNETTIKDLKILEERGVEILSCGACLNFYHLENNVSVGTITNMYNIIDKQMKASKVIRP from the coding sequence ATGGTGATAAAGGTTAATGCTATTGGACAAACTTGTCCTATTCCAGTTATTATGACAAAAAATGCTTTAAAAGAGATCACAGATGGAGTTGTTGAAGTATCTATAGATAACAAGATTTCTAAAGAAAATATCGAAAAATTTGCTAAAGAGATGGGATTTTCTTTTAATACAAAAGAAGAGAATGAAGTATTTTATATTGAAATATATAAAACTACATCTAAAACTTTACCAGAAATTAGTACTTCTAATCAAGAAAATAATACTATTATAGTTATTGCTTCTGATAAAATGGGAGATGGAGATGCTGCCCTTGGAGAGACTTTAATGAAAGGATTTATCTATACTCTTACAGAGATGGAAACTCTACCAAAAGCCATTCTTTTCTACAACAAAGGAGTTTTTTTAACTGCTTCTAATGAGACAACTATAAAAGATTTAAAGATTTTAGAGGAAAGAGGAGTTGAAATTTTATCTTGTGGAGCTTGTCTTAACTTTTACCATTTAGAAAATAATGTATCTGTTGGAACTATTACTAATATGTACAATATTATAGATAAGCAGATGAAAGCTAGCAAGGTGATTAGACCATAA
- a CDS encoding amino acid permease: MKKKYLSVSSLVMMIFLGVFGFGNIANNFKEVGMSSATMLVIGIIFYFLPLCLIMAEFGAYAQDRTSGIYSWIEIGLGKKMAYFAIWSYFIANIFYLPTLATRVPTYFSFGLFGDANISNTQTAILSLVALVISLIIGVKYQKAIGALSKPIGYVSLFTVLIFLVAGIYLHLTGQGATDLTTEMFVIKTTSKSDLARSLGTFSWILFAFGGGEVVGPYVNQVENPEKNFVKGLLVASMLIGILYVLGIVSVSAFGTQEDFSKISLINAVLAGFKFMGDKIGLGIWFVKLMGIAYSLITLVALILWGSSLAAGVFSEAPKGTFPDWLTKKSDKNGILRNALIFQTILAFLFIALTTFGGEAAGELYYRVYDMTTMALIVPYFCLGISYIFFRKRGYISPFQISKGNFIPILAGVSVSAMTFIAFIFAGYDFTVPIVKQLDKMKLYYGGLLMFMLIGVLIKFLSGMSHKSKENKKK, encoded by the coding sequence ATGAAAAAGAAGTATCTATCTGTGTCATCACTAGTAATGATGATATTCTTGGGAGTATTTGGATTTGGAAATATTGCCAATAATTTTAAAGAAGTAGGAATGTCATCCGCCACAATGCTGGTAATAGGGATTATTTTTTACTTTTTACCACTTTGTTTAATAATGGCAGAGTTTGGAGCATATGCTCAGGATAGAACGAGCGGAATATACTCATGGATAGAGATAGGATTAGGAAAAAAGATGGCATATTTTGCAATATGGTCATATTTTATAGCAAATATATTTTATTTACCAACGTTAGCAACAAGAGTACCAACATATTTTAGCTTTGGGTTGTTTGGAGATGCGAATATATCAAATACCCAAACGGCTATTCTATCATTAGTAGCTTTAGTTATATCATTGATAATAGGAGTAAAATATCAAAAAGCAATAGGAGCACTATCAAAACCGATAGGTTACGTTTCATTATTCACTGTTTTAATATTTTTAGTAGCTGGAATATATCTTCACTTAACTGGTCAAGGAGCTACAGATTTAACAACAGAGATGTTTGTAATAAAAACTACTTCAAAGTCAGACTTAGCAAGATCTTTAGGAACATTTTCATGGATACTATTTGCTTTTGGTGGTGGAGAGGTCGTAGGACCTTATGTAAATCAAGTTGAGAATCCAGAGAAAAATTTTGTAAAAGGATTACTTGTAGCATCAATGTTAATAGGAATACTTTATGTTTTAGGAATTGTATCTGTTTCGGCTTTTGGAACGCAGGAAGATTTCTCAAAGATATCTTTAATAAATGCCGTTTTAGCAGGATTTAAATTTATGGGTGATAAAATAGGATTAGGAATATGGTTTGTGAAGTTAATGGGAATAGCTTATTCTCTTATAACTTTAGTAGCTCTTATTCTTTGGGGAAGCTCTTTAGCAGCAGGGGTGTTTAGTGAAGCTCCTAAGGGAACTTTTCCAGATTGGTTAACTAAAAAATCAGACAAAAATGGAATTTTAAGAAATGCTTTAATATTCCAAACTATATTGGCGTTTTTATTTATAGCTTTAACAACATTTGGTGGTGAAGCGGCAGGAGAACTATACTATAGAGTTTATGATATGACAACAATGGCTTTAATAGTACCGTATTTCTGTCTAGGAATAAGTTATATATTCTTTAGAAAAAGAGGTTATATATCACCGTTTCAGATATCAAAAGGAAACTTTATACCTATTTTAGCAGGAGTATCAGTTTCAGCGATGACATTTATAGCTTTTATTTTTGCAGGGTATGATTTTACAGTACCAATAGTAAAGCAATTAGATAAGATGAAACTATATTATGGTGGATTATTAATGTTTATGCTAATTGGTGTACTTATTAAGTTTCTAAGTGGAATGAGTCACAAATCTAAAGAAAATAAAAAGAAATAA
- a CDS encoding SRPBCC family protein, which translates to MELKELNEKIPFFVQGVDIEAPKDFVFKFISDYSKHGLWITGLEGEKHTDTPEVVGSTFCENIKMYGFKDEYCGKILAYEEGKLYQIEIGDKWVDFKIEYDFEEVNTNKTHLIITAWTLKGTSLHKLFNVFNKKVLEDQLTRLKVVAETEFNKTK; encoded by the coding sequence ATGGAACTAAAAGAATTAAACGAAAAAATACCATTTTTTGTTCAGGGCGTTGATATTGAAGCACCTAAAGATTTTGTATTCAAATTTATATCTGATTATAGCAAACACGGTCTTTGGATTACAGGTTTAGAAGGTGAAAAACATACAGATACGCCAGAAGTTGTTGGTTCTACTTTCTGTGAAAATATTAAAATGTATGGCTTTAAAGATGAATATTGTGGAAAGATTTTAGCTTATGAAGAAGGTAAATTATATCAAATTGAAATTGGAGATAAATGGGTTGATTTCAAAATTGAGTATGACTTTGAAGAAGTTAATACAAACAAGACTCATTTAATAATAACAGCGTGGACATTAAAAGGAACTTCATTACATAAACTATTTAATGTTTTCAATAAAAAAGTTTTAGAGGATCAATTAACTAGATTAAAAGTTGTTGCTGAAACTGAATTTAACAAAACAAAATAA